The Solirubrobacterales bacterium genome contains a region encoding:
- the aroA gene encoding 3-phosphoshikimate 1-carboxyvinyltransferase has translation MRAKFDPSGPLKGSIRPPADKSISHRAAMVAGMCDSPVTIRNYLNSQDTNSTLAAVESVGAGIERRGAEIVVRGVGLRGAQESAGGVIDVGNAGTLMRLLPGWLAGQPVGDWELDGDDSIRKRPMRRIVDPLRQMGAHIDASPEGTAPICIEAAPLKGIDYVMPVASGQVKSCVLFAGLVASGETRITEPEISRDHTERMLAAAGVPIRSEKDSVVIDGLVDELELGTIDVPGDLSSAAFVIVAGVLIKGSRLVIKDVGLNRTRIGILRILERMGAVVLAEPEVESDEIPGHEPIGDLDVAATTLVGTEVSGEEVPLAIDELPLVALLGAFAEGETIVRGAEELRFKESDRIATVVDGLSGLGADIEATDDGFVVRGTGSLRGGAISSHGDHRLAMLGAIAGLASQEGVTVDGMEAASVSYPSFESDLRHLIS, from the coding sequence ATGCGCGCGAAATTTGATCCCTCCGGGCCGCTGAAGGGCTCGATCCGCCCGCCTGCCGACAAGTCGATCTCGCACCGCGCGGCGATGGTCGCCGGCATGTGCGACTCGCCGGTGACGATTCGCAACTACCTGAACTCACAGGACACCAACAGCACGCTCGCCGCGGTTGAGTCCGTCGGCGCCGGAATCGAACGCCGAGGCGCGGAGATCGTCGTGCGTGGCGTCGGTCTGCGCGGAGCTCAGGAATCCGCTGGTGGCGTGATCGACGTCGGAAACGCCGGCACGCTGATGCGCCTGCTCCCGGGCTGGCTTGCCGGGCAGCCTGTCGGCGACTGGGAGCTTGACGGGGATGACAGCATCCGCAAGCGCCCGATGCGCAGGATCGTTGACCCGCTGCGCCAGATGGGCGCACACATCGATGCAAGCCCCGAGGGCACCGCGCCGATCTGTATCGAAGCCGCTCCGCTCAAGGGCATCGACTACGTCATGCCGGTCGCGAGCGGTCAGGTCAAGTCGTGCGTCCTGTTTGCTGGCCTGGTCGCCAGCGGCGAGACCCGCATCACCGAACCCGAGATCTCGCGCGACCACACCGAACGAATGCTCGCGGCAGCCGGCGTGCCGATCCGCAGCGAGAAGGACTCGGTCGTGATCGATGGTCTGGTTGACGAGTTGGAGCTCGGAACGATCGACGTGCCCGGAGACCTTTCCTCGGCGGCATTCGTGATCGTCGCCGGGGTTCTGATCAAAGGCTCACGGCTCGTGATCAAGGATGTCGGACTCAACCGCACGCGGATCGGAATCCTCCGGATCCTGGAGCGCATGGGAGCTGTGGTCCTTGCCGAACCGGAAGTCGAGAGCGACGAGATACCGGGCCATGAGCCGATCGGCGACCTTGACGTCGCGGCGACCACGTTGGTCGGTACTGAAGTCTCTGGCGAGGAAGTGCCACTGGCGATCGACGAACTTCCGTTGGTGGCGCTGCTCGGCGCATTCGCCGAAGGCGAGACGATCGTGCGTGGGGCAGAAGAACTTCGCTTCAAGGAGTCAGATCGAATCGCAACAGTTGTGGACGGCCTTTCCGGCCTCGGCGCCGACATCGAGGCGACGGACGACGGCTTTGTGGTGCGCGGCACCGGTTCGCTGCGCGGCGGCGCGATCTCATCGCACGGCGACCACCGACTGGCGATGCTCGGAGCGATCGCCGGACTCGCCAGTCAAGAGGGCGTGACGGTCGATGGGATGGAGGCCGCGTCGGTCTCATACCCAAGCTTTGAGAGCGATCTGCGCCACTTGATCAGCTGA
- a CDS encoding (d)CMP kinase, translated as MIIAIDGPAGAGKSTVSRAVAEALGATYLDSGAMYRVVAFKTLSGSDAASAARSTMIGLGEKVTADGIDVTELIRSPEVAARASEVAQLPLVRQALVEQQRKIMSDGRSWVAEGRDIGTVVAPGADLKIFLTADPEARAERRATELGLDAEAVKAEQEERDLRDTTRDDSPLVAAEDAIEIDTTGLSIDQVVARILELARPTSAPA; from the coding sequence ATGATCATCGCGATAGACGGCCCGGCTGGAGCCGGCAAAAGCACGGTTTCCCGAGCCGTGGCAGAGGCGCTTGGCGCCACCTACCTCGACAGCGGCGCGATGTACCGCGTCGTCGCCTTCAAGACGCTCTCGGGCTCTGACGCTGCGTCAGCAGCGCGGTCGACGATGATCGGCCTGGGCGAGAAGGTCACGGCCGATGGCATCGACGTGACCGAGCTGATCCGCTCGCCGGAAGTCGCGGCGCGCGCATCCGAGGTCGCGCAACTCCCGCTCGTTCGCCAGGCGCTCGTTGAGCAGCAGCGCAAGATCATGAGCGACGGCCGCAGCTGGGTAGCCGAAGGCCGCGACATCGGAACGGTCGTCGCCCCCGGCGCCGACTTGAAAATCTTCCTGACCGCAGACCCCGAAGCCCGCGCCGAACGCCGCGCGACCGAGCTGGGCCTCGACGCCGAAGCCGTGAAAGCCGAACAAGAAGAACGCGACCTTCGCGACACCACCCGCGACGACTCACCGCTGGTCGCCGCCGAGGACGCGATCGAGATCGACACAACTGGATTGTCGATCGACCAGGTGGTCGCCCGAATCCTTGAGCTCGCCCGCCCGACCTCAGCTCCGGCATGA
- the aroF gene encoding 3-deoxy-7-phosphoheptulonate synthase has protein sequence MMIVMTEGATEEQIQGVIDRIEKAGANAHVSRGQFVTVIGAVGDADSQVHEAGLELADGVDHVVPIMKPYKLSSAQFTKGEKTTIEIEGRKLGGGHFALIAGPCTVESREQVFTSAQQCKDAGVPFFRGGAYKPRTSPYSFQGLGVEGLRILGEAKEEFGMPIVTELMDVRDVEHVVEFADVIQVGARNMQNYNLLTEIGRSGVPALLKRGLSSTIEDLLMASEYILKEGNQDVMLCERGIRTFEPGYRFTLDLLAVPVLQQLTHLPIVVDPSHAAGRRDLVLSMSLAAAAAGADGIIVETHPDPENAICDGPQAIVGSEFGDYAEQVNRIAEMVGKTAEVVAA, from the coding sequence ATGATGATCGTGATGACAGAAGGCGCGACCGAGGAGCAGATCCAGGGCGTCATCGACCGCATTGAGAAGGCAGGCGCAAACGCCCACGTTTCTCGCGGACAATTTGTCACCGTCATTGGGGCCGTCGGCGACGCCGACAGTCAGGTGCACGAGGCAGGCTTGGAGCTTGCCGACGGTGTAGACCACGTCGTTCCGATCATGAAGCCGTACAAGCTCTCGAGTGCTCAGTTCACCAAGGGCGAGAAGACGACGATCGAAATTGAAGGACGCAAGCTCGGCGGTGGCCACTTCGCGCTGATCGCAGGTCCCTGCACTGTCGAGAGCCGCGAACAGGTGTTCACCAGCGCCCAGCAGTGCAAAGACGCAGGTGTTCCGTTCTTCCGTGGCGGTGCCTATAAGCCGCGCACTAGTCCTTACTCATTCCAGGGCCTTGGTGTTGAGGGACTGCGCATCCTCGGCGAGGCCAAGGAAGAGTTCGGCATGCCAATCGTCACCGAGCTGATGGACGTCCGCGACGTCGAGCACGTCGTCGAGTTCGCCGACGTCATCCAGGTCGGCGCGCGCAACATGCAGAATTACAACCTGCTCACCGAGATCGGCCGTTCCGGCGTTCCTGCGCTGCTCAAGCGCGGTCTCTCCAGCACGATCGAAGACCTCCTGATGGCCTCCGAGTACATCCTCAAGGAGGGCAACCAGGACGTCATGCTCTGCGAGCGCGGAATCCGCACCTTCGAGCCGGGCTACCGCTTCACGCTCGACCTGCTGGCCGTTCCGGTGCTACAACAGTTGACGCATCTGCCGATCGTTGTTGACCCCTCCCACGCGGCAGGTCGCCGCGACCTCGTCCTCTCGATGTCGCTGGCAGCAGCGGCAGCGGGCGCAGACGGCATCATCGTCGAGACGCACCCCGACCCCGAGAATGCGATCTGTGACGGACCGCAGGCGATCGTCGGCAGCGAGTTCGGCGATTACGCCGAGCAGGTCAACCGCATCGCGGAGATGGTGGGCAAGACTGCTGAAGTCGTCGCTGCGTAG
- a CDS encoding phosphoserine transaminase: MTDATTSPEVLEIPADIKPADGRFGAGPSKVRVEALDALAATGNSLLGTSHRQAPVKNLVGEVRDGVSNLFSLPDGYEVILGNGGATAFWDIATHGLIREKSQHLVFGEFSSKFAKAAKQAPWLAEPTVIESETGTRPQPSAEAGVDVYGWAHNETSTGVMAPVERIEGADDDALVLIDATSGAGGLPVDITQVDAYYFAPQKNFAAEGGLWLAAFSPAALERAAMIAATDRHIPAFFDLPTAIDNSRKNQTYNTPALSTLFLLNEQLKWLNTQGALDFAVGRTTDSSTRLYEWAERTEYTSPYVANPAERSLVIGTIDFNDEIDATQIAKALRANGIVDTEPYRKLGRNQLRVAMFPAVEPADVEALTACIDYIVERL, from the coding sequence ATGACAGACGCAACAACCTCCCCTGAAGTACTCGAGATTCCCGCAGACATCAAGCCGGCCGACGGTCGCTTTGGCGCGGGTCCATCCAAGGTGCGCGTAGAAGCGCTCGACGCGCTGGCCGCCACTGGCAACTCGCTGCTCGGCACCTCGCACCGCCAGGCTCCGGTCAAGAACCTCGTCGGCGAAGTCCGCGACGGCGTCTCAAACCTTTTCAGCCTGCCCGACGGCTACGAAGTGATCCTCGGAAACGGCGGCGCGACTGCCTTTTGGGACATCGCGACCCACGGCCTGATCCGCGAAAAGAGCCAGCACCTCGTGTTCGGTGAGTTCTCCTCGAAGTTTGCGAAGGCCGCCAAACAGGCGCCGTGGCTCGCCGAGCCGACCGTGATCGAGTCAGAGACCGGCACACGGCCGCAGCCCTCCGCCGAAGCTGGCGTTGATGTCTACGGCTGGGCCCACAACGAGACCAGCACTGGCGTGATGGCACCGGTTGAGCGCATCGAAGGCGCAGACGACGACGCACTCGTTCTGATTGACGCGACCAGCGGCGCAGGCGGCCTGCCCGTTGACATCACCCAGGTTGACGCCTACTACTTCGCCCCGCAGAAGAACTTCGCCGCAGAAGGCGGGCTCTGGCTCGCAGCTTTCTCACCGGCCGCGCTCGAGCGCGCCGCCATGATCGCCGCGACCGATCGCCACATCCCGGCCTTCTTCGATCTGCCCACCGCGATCGACAACTCGCGGAAGAACCAGACTTACAACACGCCCGCGCTCTCCACGCTCTTCCTGCTCAATGAGCAACTCAAGTGGTTGAACACGCAGGGCGCTCTTGACTTCGCAGTCGGTCGCACGACCGACAGCTCAACCCGGCTATACGAGTGGGCCGAACGCACCGAATACACATCGCCGTACGTTGCCAACCCTGCCGAGCGTTCGCTCGTGATCGGCACGATCGACTTCAACGACGAGATCGACGCCACGCAGATTGCCAAGGCACTGCGTGCGAACGGAATCGTTGACACCGAGCCCTACCGCAAGCTCGGTCGCAATCAGCTGCGTGTTGCGATGTTCCCTGCCGTTGAGCCCGCCGACGTCGAGGCCCTGACGGCCTGCATCGACTACATCGTCGAACGGCTCTAG
- the der gene encoding ribosome biogenesis GTPase Der gives MNEEQEFIEIEVVEEGDFPLGLDEQEEVGLEVGPEEDGPPRRHATIAIVGYPNVGKSSLINRLTESKEAVVHERAGVTRDRKALHTDWNGVDLTFIDTGGVDVAEDNHIARGIRFQAETAIELADVVMFVVDGRAGYRPGDDDIAQILRRGRKPVVIAVNKIDSAKDIPNASEFQRLGMGDPSAVSAAQGLGTGDLLDRITELAPEAQRDSDEGAVKLAVLGRPNVGKSSLVNKIVGEERVIVSPISGTTRDSIDTKIDVEGKPLVLIDTAGLRRRAKQADELEYFSSLRSQLAMERADVALIVCDVTDGITSEDLRISELAMKAGCATLVVLNKWDLPHEELDLKHERARIARKLRLRPKIVTSSALNGRNVPKLLTEAMDLAERSAQRIATKQLNKFLNDVQGVRQPPSVRGKRLKMYYMTQFEENPPRFAIQVNSRRAIARDYAYFVENQLRERYEMDGVPLIIDFKASKGRYDD, from the coding sequence ATGAACGAGGAGCAAGAGTTCATCGAGATTGAGGTCGTCGAGGAAGGCGACTTTCCGCTCGGACTCGACGAGCAGGAAGAGGTCGGCCTGGAAGTTGGGCCCGAGGAGGACGGTCCGCCTCGTCGCCACGCCACGATCGCCATCGTTGGCTACCCGAACGTTGGCAAGTCGAGTCTGATCAACCGCCTGACCGAGTCCAAGGAAGCCGTCGTCCACGAGCGCGCAGGTGTTACGCGCGACCGCAAGGCGCTGCACACGGACTGGAACGGGGTGGACTTGACGTTCATCGACACCGGCGGCGTGGACGTAGCCGAGGACAACCACATCGCACGCGGGATTCGCTTCCAGGCCGAGACAGCGATCGAACTGGCCGACGTCGTGATGTTCGTGGTCGATGGTCGCGCCGGCTACCGGCCGGGCGACGACGACATCGCGCAGATTCTGCGCCGCGGTCGTAAGCCTGTCGTGATCGCAGTCAACAAGATCGACTCGGCGAAGGACATTCCGAACGCGTCCGAGTTTCAGCGACTGGGCATGGGCGATCCATCTGCGGTCAGCGCGGCGCAGGGCCTGGGCACCGGAGATCTGCTCGACCGCATCACAGAGCTTGCACCTGAAGCACAGCGCGATAGCGACGAAGGCGCCGTGAAACTCGCCGTGCTTGGCCGCCCGAACGTGGGTAAGTCGAGTCTCGTCAACAAAATCGTCGGTGAGGAACGCGTGATCGTCTCGCCGATCAGTGGCACGACGCGCGATTCGATCGACACGAAGATCGATGTCGAGGGCAAGCCGCTAGTTCTGATCGACACCGCCGGGCTGCGACGCCGCGCAAAACAGGCCGACGAGCTCGAGTACTTCTCGTCGCTGCGCTCGCAGCTGGCGATGGAGCGCGCCGATGTCGCGCTGATTGTTTGTGACGTGACCGACGGCATCACTTCAGAGGACCTGCGGATCTCCGAGCTCGCGATGAAGGCCGGTTGTGCCACGCTCGTCGTGCTGAACAAGTGGGACCTGCCGCACGAAGAGCTGGACCTCAAGCACGAGCGCGCCCGGATCGCCCGCAAGCTGCGCCTGCGACCCAAGATCGTCACCAGCAGCGCGCTCAACGGCCGCAACGTGCCCAAGCTCCTGACCGAGGCGATGGACCTCGCAGAGCGCTCGGCCCAGCGCATCGCGACCAAGCAGTTGAACAAATTCCTCAACGACGTGCAGGGCGTGCGCCAGCCGCCGAGCGTGCGTGGCAAGCGTCTGAAGATGTATTACATGACGCAGTTCGAGGAGAACCCGCCGCGCTTCGCCATCCAGGTGAACTCGCGTCGCGCGATCGCCCGCGACTACGCCTACTTCGTCGAGAACCAGTTGCGCGAGCGCTACGAGATGGACGGCGTTCCGCTGATCATCGACTTCAAGGCGTCCAAGGGCAGATATGACGACTGA
- a CDS encoding prephenate dehydrogenase/arogenate dehydrogenase family protein yields MSDETPAPPESSKIAIIGVGLIGGSVGLAARKRIEGIGEVVGWDPAPGVLDEALKLGVITSVAETPESAADGADLIVLASPVATLADNAVRVLAVAGPDTVVTDVGSTKREIVAAISDPRFIGGHPIAGAETSGVEHAREDLFEDSTWFVTPTPNTTGTGLERLMRFARNLGAQPHAVDAADHDRLLADISHLPHVLANALVTQAAGSINTEDGSIAVVGPSFRDATRVAGANSSIWRDIYLSNHDALVPAIDAVIGRLTEFRDAVKSGDGDEIVRLNEQARVDRETLLERDLVGEEIFELRVSVPNQPGVLANITLALGKAGINIVDIALSPAADMRSGSISLWVPGEEAAMRTENLICELGFPVARA; encoded by the coding sequence ATGTCGGACGAGACCCCAGCACCCCCTGAGTCATCGAAGATTGCGATCATCGGCGTTGGACTGATCGGTGGATCGGTCGGACTGGCCGCGCGCAAGCGAATCGAGGGCATCGGAGAGGTCGTCGGCTGGGATCCCGCGCCTGGTGTACTCGACGAAGCCTTGAAACTCGGCGTGATCACCAGCGTGGCCGAAACTCCCGAGTCAGCGGCCGATGGCGCAGATCTGATCGTGTTGGCAAGCCCTGTGGCCACGTTGGCCGACAACGCAGTGCGCGTACTGGCTGTCGCCGGTCCCGACACGGTCGTGACTGACGTCGGCTCGACCAAGCGCGAGATTGTCGCCGCGATCAGCGATCCGCGCTTCATCGGTGGTCATCCGATCGCAGGAGCCGAAACCTCGGGCGTCGAGCACGCGCGTGAGGACCTGTTCGAGGATTCCACCTGGTTCGTAACTCCGACGCCCAACACGACGGGAACCGGGCTTGAGCGCCTGATGCGATTCGCGCGAAATCTCGGCGCCCAGCCTCACGCCGTCGACGCAGCAGACCACGACCGTCTGCTCGCAGACATCAGCCACCTTCCACACGTGCTCGCGAATGCGCTCGTCACCCAGGCCGCAGGCTCGATCAACACCGAGGATGGCTCGATCGCCGTCGTCGGCCCGAGTTTCCGCGACGCCACTCGCGTCGCCGGCGCCAACAGCTCGATCTGGCGCGACATCTACCTCTCAAACCACGATGCTCTCGTCCCGGCCATCGACGCAGTGATCGGCAGGCTCACAGAGTTTCGCGACGCCGTGAAATCCGGCGACGGCGACGAGATCGTCCGCTTGAACGAACAGGCGCGCGTCGACCGCGAGACACTGCTGGAGCGCGACCTCGTGGGTGAAGAGATCTTCGAGCTGCGCGTCTCCGTTCCGAACCAGCCGGGCGTACTCGCCAACATCACGCTGGCCCTGGGCAAGGCGGGGATCAACATCGTCGACATCGCACTCTCGCCTGCGGCAGACATGCGCAGCGGCTCGATCAGCCTCTGGGTGCCGGGCGAGGAGGCCGCCATGCGAACTGAGAATCTGATCTGCGAACTCGGTTTCCCGGTGGCCAGGGCCTGA